One part of the Chryseobacterium sp. 7 genome encodes these proteins:
- a CDS encoding S41 family peptidase, with translation MKKLLTGIVLFHSLLSYAQKDEKTIVLSEITEKVKRYYIDKEAYKKVDSLFQSDLKKGTFNRLNKNDFASLLGRKLRSEIKDYHFSFRYLENYSPEKVMDEKEKEKLHDFHNSLENFGFESVQRLEGNIGYISYKGFASLKSSTNTLAAAMNFVANTNALIIDLRENQGGDNDMLLLFCSYFFDKKTNLYTTYFRHEDKTVMNSTQPDVLGAKYLHKKIYLLTSKNTFSAAEALAYFLQQHKLAEIIGEKTPGAANPVDHFVIQNQYLLLVPTGKVSSVVDHKNWEHIGVSPDQEVKAKDALKAAQITILKNILATETKTELNPSEIKNLIHRLEK, from the coding sequence ATGAAAAAATTACTGACCGGAATTGTTCTTTTTCATTCCCTGTTATCGTATGCACAGAAGGATGAAAAAACGATCGTTCTTTCTGAAATTACAGAAAAAGTGAAGCGTTATTATATTGATAAAGAAGCTTACAAAAAAGTGGATTCGCTATTTCAAAGCGATCTTAAAAAAGGAACATTTAATAGATTGAATAAAAATGATTTTGCATCGCTTCTCGGCAGGAAACTGAGATCGGAGATAAAAGACTACCATTTTTCTTTCAGATATCTGGAAAACTATAGCCCCGAAAAGGTAATGGATGAAAAAGAAAAGGAGAAACTGCATGATTTTCACAACAGTCTTGAGAATTTTGGTTTTGAAAGTGTTCAGCGATTGGAGGGGAATATAGGGTATATTAGTTATAAAGGCTTTGCTTCATTGAAATCCAGTACCAATACCTTAGCTGCTGCTATGAATTTTGTTGCCAATACGAACGCTTTGATTATTGATCTCAGAGAAAATCAAGGAGGAGATAATGATATGCTTCTCCTGTTCTGCAGTTATTTTTTTGATAAGAAGACAAATCTCTATACCACCTATTTCAGACATGAGGATAAAACAGTGATGAACAGTACACAACCAGATGTTTTGGGAGCAAAGTATCTCCATAAAAAAATCTATCTCCTTACCAGTAAAAATACTTTTTCCGCAGCGGAAGCACTTGCTTACTTTTTGCAGCAGCATAAACTGGCTGAAATAATAGGTGAGAAAACACCTGGAGCAGCCAATCCGGTAGATCATTTTGTCATTCAGAATCAATATTTATTGCTTGTTCCTACAGGGAAAGTAAGTTCTGTGGTAGATCATAAAAACTGGGAGCATATTGGTGTGAGCCCGGACCAGGAGGTAAAAGCCAAAGATGCTTTAAAAGCGGCTCAGATCACCATTTTAAAAAATATTTTAGCCACAGAAACGAAAACAGAATTGAATCCATCTGAAATAAAAAACCTTATTCATAGATTAGAAAAATAA
- a CDS encoding serine hydrolase domain-containing protein gives MKTSFQFLAVLLFLSSFSFGQKISTKIDSIIQDNYKKNPGVGISVGFINDTEEYYTSYGKLNAESQAKIDKNSLFEIASITKILTSNLIAQAVIERKIKLDDYIDGFLPKEYVLNENLKNKIRISDLASHQSGLPDIDFPKLIELNPQQPVSSVTQNTLTSLINNCNELKDYGKYRYSTIGYTLLGQILEKIYGKSYDVIIREKMTDPLKMKTTLTKDFNVKNRTTAHNPEGGIQEFFNWNVTAPAGLVKSNAVDMIRFLKAVLNDKTRIGQASAMEEKIFYKDEKREMGLGLNISTDDQNTLYLKSGDSMGQSSIICYNRAKKWGIIILLDQRNSKMRQDLLNNIYDNVLK, from the coding sequence ATGAAAACATCATTTCAATTTTTAGCAGTACTGTTATTCCTAAGCAGCTTTTCTTTTGGACAAAAAATTTCCACAAAGATTGATTCTATTATACAGGATAATTATAAAAAAAATCCAGGTGTAGGGATCAGTGTTGGTTTCATTAATGATACCGAAGAATATTATACTTCCTATGGTAAGCTAAATGCGGAAAGCCAGGCTAAAATTGACAAAAACTCTCTATTTGAAATTGCGTCAATCACTAAAATTTTAACTTCAAATTTAATTGCCCAGGCGGTTATTGAGCGTAAAATAAAGCTGGATGATTATATAGATGGTTTTCTTCCCAAAGAATATGTATTAAATGAAAATCTTAAAAACAAAATCAGGATTTCAGATCTCGCATCACATCAATCTGGTTTACCCGATATAGACTTTCCAAAATTAATAGAACTGAACCCCCAGCAGCCTGTAAGCAGTGTTACCCAAAATACATTGACATCTTTAATCAATAACTGTAATGAGCTTAAAGATTATGGTAAATACCGGTATTCTACCATTGGATATACTTTACTTGGGCAGATTCTGGAAAAAATATATGGTAAAAGCTATGATGTCATTATCAGAGAAAAGATGACAGATCCATTGAAAATGAAAACGACACTAACCAAAGATTTTAATGTGAAAAACAGAACAACGGCCCACAATCCGGAAGGAGGAATCCAGGAATTCTTCAATTGGAATGTTACAGCACCTGCGGGATTAGTGAAATCTAATGCCGTTGATATGATCAGGTTTTTAAAAGCTGTCTTGAATGATAAGACCAGAATAGGGCAGGCTTCCGCAATGGAGGAAAAAATCTTTTACAAAGATGAAAAAAGAGAAATGGGGTTAGGGCTAAATATTTCAACGGATGATCAGAATACCCTTTATTTAAAATCCGGGGATTCTATGGGACAGTCTTCCATTATATGTTACAACAGGGCTAAAAAATGGGGCATTATCATCCTTCTTGATCAGAGAAATTCAAAAATGAGACAGGATCTGCTGAATAATATTTATGATAATGTTCTGAAATAA
- a CDS encoding IS110 family transposase, which yields MKQKYVIGIDVSKSKLDCTAISSTLQIQSETVIANNEKSIQSYLKEMLKVLKVKKEDILICCENTGIYNRPLERICVKSGLNLWVEHALRIKRASTDMRGKSDRKDALRIAEYGVRYNDRAIIYSEPLDHVKQMQILTKSRETLLSQKIAIHNQLREAVSHDRFEYNLLVQSYKKVLKTLEVSIKEIEEKIELLTNEDHDIRRSKELLTSIPGIGNICAVNLIVITNNFQSFRNAKHLACYIGVVPFKNESGGIIKKERVSKMANTKIKKLLHMAAMATIRSDQELKAYFHRKVSQGKNKMSVLNAVKNKLVHRIIAVINRNEHFISKNELTLNEEKNSCILT from the coding sequence ATGAAACAAAAATACGTAATAGGAATTGATGTGTCCAAATCAAAATTGGACTGTACTGCAATAAGTTCCACTTTACAAATTCAGAGTGAAACAGTTATTGCCAATAATGAAAAAAGCATACAATCTTATCTGAAAGAAATGCTAAAAGTACTAAAGGTCAAAAAAGAAGATATACTTATTTGTTGCGAAAACACAGGTATTTATAATCGTCCTTTAGAGAGAATTTGTGTAAAATCAGGTCTCAATTTATGGGTAGAACATGCTTTGAGAATTAAGCGTGCAAGCACTGATATGCGGGGCAAAAGTGATCGTAAAGATGCACTTCGAATCGCTGAATATGGAGTAAGATATAATGACAGGGCTATTATTTATTCCGAGCCTTTAGATCATGTAAAACAAATGCAGATTCTGACTAAGAGCAGGGAAACCTTACTATCTCAAAAAATAGCTATCCATAATCAATTAAGGGAAGCTGTAAGCCATGATAGATTCGAATATAACCTACTGGTTCAATCTTATAAAAAAGTCTTGAAAACCCTGGAAGTCTCTATTAAAGAAATAGAAGAGAAAATTGAATTACTCACCAATGAAGATCATGATATAAGACGCAGTAAAGAGCTTTTAACTTCTATCCCAGGAATTGGAAATATATGTGCTGTCAATTTAATAGTCATTACAAATAATTTTCAATCATTCAGAAATGCAAAGCATCTGGCATGTTATATCGGAGTTGTTCCATTCAAAAATGAATCGGGAGGAATTATAAAAAAAGAAAGAGTATCAAAAATGGCCAATACTAAAATTAAAAAACTACTTCATATGGCTGCAATGGCTACCATAAGATCAGATCAAGAATTAAAAGCTTACTTCCATAGAAAAGTAAGCCAGGGAAAAAATAAAATGAGTGTTTTAAATGCCGTAAAGAACAAACTTGTCCACAGGATTATCGCGGTAATTAATCGAAATGAGCATTTTATCTCAAAAAACGAATTAACACTAAATGAAGAAAAAAATTCTTGCATATTAACATAG
- the egtD gene encoding L-histidine N(alpha)-methyltransferase, with amino-acid sequence MNVQIKQDYRFNNDYTDNFGSDILKGLSTYPKKLSSKYFYDKTGDRLFQQIMAMPEYYLTNCELDIFQNKTEELAKAISNINESFDLIELGAGDAMKSSYLLKNLVDKGMDFTYMPIDISGNILSVLQENLTKKLPELKIVPLEGEYFSMLDKAAGISKRKKVVLFLGGNIGNMESEEARHFCSEVKRKLNAGDLFLVGFDLKKNPKTILAAYNDPAGITASFNLNLLTRINRELKGDFNVDNFQHYQNYDPISGACRSFLVSLCDQEVQVGKHLFRFKKDEWIDMEISQKFSEQDIKKLAGDLGFHILVEIKDTKNWFVDSIWMV; translated from the coding sequence ATGAACGTACAGATAAAACAGGATTATCGTTTTAATAATGATTATACCGACAATTTCGGCTCGGATATTTTAAAAGGATTGTCCACTTATCCGAAGAAATTGTCTTCAAAATATTTTTACGACAAAACTGGCGACCGTCTTTTTCAGCAGATTATGGCCATGCCGGAATATTATCTTACCAATTGTGAGCTGGATATATTTCAAAATAAAACAGAAGAACTCGCAAAAGCAATTTCCAATATCAATGAATCTTTTGATCTTATAGAATTGGGGGCAGGCGATGCCATGAAATCATCTTACCTACTCAAAAATCTAGTAGATAAAGGGATGGATTTTACTTATATGCCCATTGATATTTCCGGGAATATTCTTTCTGTTTTGCAGGAAAATCTAACGAAAAAGCTGCCGGAGCTTAAAATAGTACCCTTAGAAGGAGAGTATTTTAGTATGCTTGATAAAGCGGCCGGAATTTCGAAAAGAAAAAAAGTAGTTCTTTTCTTAGGCGGAAATATTGGCAATATGGAAAGTGAAGAAGCCAGACATTTCTGCAGTGAAGTGAAAAGAAAACTGAATGCAGGAGATTTGTTTCTTGTAGGTTTTGATCTCAAAAAGAATCCGAAGACTATTCTTGCTGCATACAACGATCCTGCGGGAATTACCGCTTCATTCAATCTTAATCTTCTGACAAGAATCAACAGAGAGCTGAAGGGTGATTTCAACGTGGATAATTTCCAGCATTATCAAAATTATGATCCTATTTCAGGGGCTTGCAGAAGTTTTCTGGTAAGCCTTTGCGATCAGGAAGTTCAAGTGGGAAAGCATTTGTTCCGCTTTAAAAAAGATGAGTGGATAGATATGGAAATTTCTCAGAAATTTTCAGAACAGGATATCAAAAAGCTGGCAGGAGATTTAGGATTTCATATTCTTGTAGAGATT
- a CDS encoding helix-turn-helix domain-containing protein: MDKNNLLIIVASVSVFISVLLAIFLVTVKTKYRVSNVLFAVFLMINAIDISEPLFNLFVDGPSNPGIFKNMLVFLQIPVFYLYVLSVCYSDFKLKPKHLLHALPFLIANLALLPRFYGVDTASKIHFIENRQSMIELKFNHILLHVQMVIYFVAVFRVLRKSKTLYLENYAGKSLNSYNWLFQFTIVLCIVYAIALLKNILKFSDYVHISELIKAGLLLLSLFIICWYLFKALNNPELFRNVDSKLKLVAEMVSEEKSNEESVTNDREYKEEILRLKNYMIDKKPFLNSSLTIQDISGEIGIPVRDLSLLINHQLGQHFYDFVNSYRIENAMAILKDETKSKVTILEILYEVGFNSKSSFNTAFKKHTGNTPTYYRKNL; the protein is encoded by the coding sequence ATGGATAAAAATAATTTATTAATTATTGTAGCTTCGGTTTCTGTATTCATTTCAGTGCTTCTTGCTATTTTCCTCGTTACCGTAAAAACCAAATACAGGGTAAGCAATGTTTTATTTGCTGTTTTTCTTATGATTAACGCTATAGATATTAGTGAACCTTTGTTTAATTTGTTTGTGGATGGGCCATCCAATCCGGGAATATTTAAAAATATGCTTGTTTTCCTGCAAATCCCGGTTTTTTATCTCTACGTTTTATCCGTTTGTTATTCAGATTTTAAACTTAAACCCAAACATCTGCTGCACGCACTACCGTTTTTAATAGCTAATCTGGCTTTACTGCCTCGTTTTTATGGTGTAGATACGGCATCAAAAATTCACTTTATTGAAAACCGACAGAGCATGATAGAACTGAAATTTAATCATATTCTGCTGCACGTTCAGATGGTTATCTATTTCGTTGCGGTTTTCAGGGTATTAAGAAAATCGAAGACGCTTTATCTTGAAAATTATGCAGGGAAAAGTCTAAATTCTTACAATTGGCTGTTCCAGTTTACGATTGTTTTGTGCATTGTATATGCTATAGCTCTTCTAAAAAATATTCTTAAATTTTCAGATTATGTACACATTTCAGAATTGATAAAGGCTGGGCTTTTGTTATTATCACTTTTCATTATTTGCTGGTATCTTTTCAAGGCATTAAATAATCCGGAGCTTTTCAGAAACGTAGATTCAAAATTGAAACTGGTGGCTGAGATGGTTTCAGAAGAAAAAAGTAATGAAGAATCTGTAACCAATGACAGGGAATATAAGGAGGAGATTTTGAGATTAAAAAATTATATGATCGATAAAAAACCTTTTCTTAATTCTTCACTCACGATTCAGGATATTTCTGGTGAAATTGGAATTCCTGTCCGGGATTTGTCTCTTTTAATCAATCATCAGTTGGGGCAGCATTTTTATGATTTTGTAAATAGCTATCGTATAGAAAATGCAATGGCTATCTTGAAAGATGAAACTAAAAGTAAGGTAACAATCCTTGAAATTCTGTATGAAGTTGGTTTTAATTCAAAATCGTCCTTTAATACTGCTTTTAAAAAGCATACTGGTAATACGCCAACTTACTATCGAAAGAATCTGTAA